From bacterium, the proteins below share one genomic window:
- a CDS encoding MEMO1 family protein, translated as MAIRYPAVAGTFYPKSEKALRAQVESFLDFTASKEEVLGIVSPHAGYIYSGGTAGEVFSKINLASTYIILGPNHSGLGQEYAVDSKETWQTPLGDVLIDKDLANSLLNNSTLLKEDNLAHIQEHSIEIQLPFLQCLHNEPFMIIPICIGGRDLEELKQLGKEIAWIVKDSPKKVVIIASSDMTHYESQNIVSKKDSKAIEAILDLNEDELMEKIKKYNISMCGYAPTVIMLKATKELGAKKAILVKYTTSAEASGDYNHVVGYAGIMVK; from the coding sequence ATGGCAATTCGCTATCCTGCAGTAGCAGGAACATTTTATCCTAAAAGTGAAAAAGCTTTAAGAGCCCAAGTAGAATCATTCTTAGATTTTACTGCTTCTAAAGAAGAGGTATTAGGAATAGTATCTCCTCACGCTGGATATATCTATTCAGGAGGCACCGCTGGTGAGGTTTTCTCTAAAATTAATTTAGCTTCAACTTATATCATATTAGGTCCTAATCATTCGGGTTTAGGGCAAGAATATGCAGTTGACAGCAAAGAAACATGGCAAACTCCATTAGGCGATGTTTTGATAGACAAGGATTTGGCCAATAGCCTACTGAATAATTCTACCCTTTTAAAAGAAGATAATTTAGCCCACATTCAAGAACACTCTATTGAAATCCAACTCCCCTTTTTACAATGCTTACATAATGAGCCCTTTATGATTATTCCCATTTGTATAGGAGGTAGAGACTTAGAAGAACTTAAACAACTTGGAAAAGAGATTGCTTGGATTGTAAAAGATTCTCCTAAGAAAGTTGTGATTATTGCCAGTAGCGATATGACCCACTACGAATCTCAAAATATAGTCTCTAAAAAGGACAGTAAGGCTATTGAGGCTATCTTAGACTTAAACGAAGATGAGCTTATGGAAAAGATTAAAAAGTATAACATCTCTATGTGTGGTTATGCCCCCACGGTCATTATGTTAAAAGCAACTAAAGAGTTAGGGGCTAAAAAGGCTATCCTGGTAAAATATACTACCTCAGCTGAAGCTTCTGGTGATTATAATCATGTGGTTGGTTATGCAGGAATTATGGTAAAATAG
- a CDS encoding YqhA family protein: MNWLEKIFESFLWNSKFIVILAVIASLVSAIILFLLATYDVLGIAIHAWNYMLGHFTEPYGAFHDALVGRIIGAIDDYLLAVVLLIFSFGLYELFISKIEVAESDTRGSNVLLIKTLDDLKDRLAKVIIMILIVMFFKHVLYTSFEEPLNILCLAGGILLISLALYFGHIAHKVKD; encoded by the coding sequence ATGAATTGGTTAGAAAAGATATTTGAATCATTTTTGTGGAATAGTAAGTTTATTGTTATCTTAGCAGTAATTGCCAGCTTGGTTTCAGCTATTATTCTCTTTCTTTTAGCTACCTATGATGTATTAGGAATAGCTATTCACGCCTGGAATTACATGTTGGGTCACTTCACAGAACCATATGGTGCATTTCATGATGCCCTGGTAGGACGTATTATTGGAGCGATAGATGACTATCTTTTAGCGGTAGTTCTTCTTATTTTTTCATTTGGCCTTTACGAATTATTTATCAGCAAGATTGAAGTAGCAGAAAGCGATACTCGTGGTTCTAATGTTTTACTAATAAAGACCTTAGATGACCTAAAGGATAGATTAGCTAAAGTAATTATAATGATCTTGATAGTAATGTTCTTTAAACATGTTCTCTATACTTCATTTGAAGAACCTCTTAATATTCTTTGTCTGGCTGGGGGAATCCTTTTAATTTCATTGGCTTTGTATTTTGGACATATAGCCCATAAAGTAAAAGATTGA
- a CDS encoding formylglycine-generating enzyme family protein: MKILPFERDLFYQGDTPKDMVLISKGEFMMGGEEYESESPIHVVFLSDYWVDKYLVTNAQYKLFNPDHQPVPDFDEPYQPVVNISWHEALMFAYWAEKRLPTEAEWEKTARGERWVEGRENKKAYPWGDEWKDNVCNGGRSNIGKTSPVATYPQGRSCYGCFDLAGNIWEWCLDWYDWNYYSQCHEKGVIINPVGVKEGRYKVIRGGSFADREECCKCNYRGFMKPDYRFNNIGFRCVKPVDL, translated from the coding sequence ATGAAGATATTACCCTTTGAAAGAGATTTGTTTTACCAAGGAGATACACCTAAGGATATGGTGCTAATTTCTAAAGGAGAGTTTATGATGGGAGGAGAGGAGTATGAAAGTGAAAGCCCCATCCATGTGGTGTTCTTAAGTGATTATTGGGTAGATAAGTATCTTGTTACCAATGCTCAATATAAACTGTTTAATCCTGACCATCAGCCTGTGCCTGATTTTGATGAACCTTACCAGCCGGTAGTAAATATTAGTTGGCATGAAGCTTTAATGTTTGCTTATTGGGCAGAAAAAAGACTACCGACGGAAGCAGAGTGGGAAAAAACAGCTCGAGGAGAAAGATGGGTAGAGGGAAGAGAGAATAAAAAAGCTTATCCCTGGGGTGATGAATGGAAGGATAATGTTTGTAATGGAGGAAGAAGTAACATAGGAAAAACTTCTCCAGTCGCTACTTATCCGCAGGGAAGATCTTGTTATGGATGTTTTGATCTGGCTGGAAATATATGGGAATGGTGTCTGGATTGGTATGATTGGAATTATTATAGTCAATGCCATGAGAAAGGAGTAATTATCAATCCTGTTGGCGTTAAAGAAGGGAGATATAAGGTAATCAGAGGTGGCTCTTTTGCTGATAGAGAAGAATGTTGTAAGTGTAACTATAGAGGTTTTATGAAGCCAGATTATAGATTTAATAACATAGGTTTTCGTTGCGTCAAGCCGGTAGATTTGTAG
- a CDS encoding response regulator codes for MSYSILIIDDEKNVRVTLGNLLKDYGYKIFLAERLVEAEKILLTEEISLIMLDLFLNQEDGLKWLKKMSSMKKYYPTTIIISGNVNPETLEKAMEIGVVGVLKKPFSSEEVINIIREALEKRSSKINILSSS; via the coding sequence GTGAGTTATAGTATCTTAATTATTGATGATGAAAAGAATGTAAGAGTTACTTTAGGAAATTTACTAAAGGACTATGGATATAAAATATTTTTAGCAGAAAGATTAGTCGAAGCAGAAAAGATTTTGCTTACTGAAGAAATTAGTCTTATAATGTTAGATCTATTCTTAAATCAAGAAGATGGCTTAAAGTGGTTAAAGAAGATGTCTAGTATGAAGAAATATTATCCAACTACTATAATTATCTCAGGAAATGTTAATCCAGAAACCTTGGAGAAAGCTATGGAAATAGGAGTGGTTGGGGTTTTAAAAAAGCCCTTCTCTAGTGAAGAGGTAATAAATATAATTAGAGAAGCTTTGGAGAAGAGATCATCGAAAATTAATATCCTATCCTCCAGTTGA
- a CDS encoding GHKL domain-containing protein, with the protein MKLRIKLTIIFLIVALVSALPIFLISNILLRENIKLFINPDIERLIDQSLIKTKGQEESVKKLSLEYKKLKFFQETIEKSIYIGSLLVLFLMVIVAIVAGRLISKAITTPILYLLEGTKKLSLGDVDCQIRERSKIYEIVKLTKAFNNMIARIKKGKEDLVEAQKKLIESEKETTWQAVAQKVAHEIKNPLTPIKLSIERIIRKQEEKDPEFEQILKEGSQIILEEVEELYRLTHGFSEFAKLPKLEFKLNNINKIIEEVIEIQEKLYPEVEFHREFSKNLSLMVLDKNSLKRAFTNLAKNSVESMYEGGIVFFKTEQDQNMIKIEVVDNGCGIKEEDLSLIFEPYYSKKWGGMGLGLSIVKSIIEEHQGKIKVESKENKGTKFIVYLPSQREESEL; encoded by the coding sequence ATGAAACTTCGTATAAAGCTGACCATTATCTTCTTAATCGTAGCACTTGTTTCTGCCTTACCTATATTCTTAATTAGTAATATTTTACTAAGAGAAAATATTAAATTATTCATTAATCCTGACATAGAAAGACTTATTGATCAATCCTTAATTAAGACCAAAGGCCAAGAAGAGTCTGTAAAAAAACTATCTCTAGAATATAAAAAGTTAAAGTTTTTCCAAGAAACTATAGAGAAGAGTATCTATATAGGATCTTTGTTGGTCTTATTTTTGATGGTTATAGTAGCTATAGTGGCGGGAAGGTTAATTTCTAAAGCTATTACTACCCCCATTCTGTATTTATTAGAAGGAACTAAAAAACTATCCTTAGGAGATGTAGATTGCCAAATAAGAGAAAGAAGTAAGATTTATGAGATCGTAAAATTAACTAAGGCTTTTAATAATATGATAGCCAGAATTAAAAAAGGGAAAGAAGATTTAGTCGAAGCTCAAAAGAAACTTATTGAATCAGAAAAGGAAACTACTTGGCAGGCAGTAGCTCAAAAGGTAGCTCATGAAATAAAAAATCCTTTAACGCCTATTAAATTATCTATAGAGAGAATTATTCGAAAACAAGAAGAAAAGGACCCTGAATTTGAACAGATCTTAAAAGAAGGTAGCCAGATTATCTTAGAAGAAGTGGAAGAACTATACCGACTTACCCATGGGTTTTCAGAATTTGCTAAGTTACCTAAATTAGAGTTTAAATTAAACAATATTAATAAAATAATAGAAGAGGTAATCGAGATTCAGGAAAAGTTATATCCTGAAGTTGAATTTCATAGAGAGTTTTCAAAGAATTTGTCTTTGATGGTTTTAGATAAAAATTCTCTGAAGAGAGCTTTTACTAATTTAGCCAAGAATAGCGTGGAGTCGATGTACGAGGGAGGGATAGTCTTTTTTAAGACAGAACAAGACCAAAATATGATTAAAATAGAAGTAGTGGATAATGGTTGTGGGATTAAAGAAGAAGATTTGTCTTTAATCTTTGAGCCTTATTATAGTAAAAAATGGGGAGGAATGGGATTAGGATTATCTATTGTCAAAAGCATTATTGAGGAACATCAAGGTAAGATTAAAGTAGAAAGCAAAGAAAACAAGGGTACTAAATTTATTGTCTATTTACCTAGTCAGAGAGAAGAAAGTGAGTTATAG
- a CDS encoding cob(I)yrinic acid a,c-diamide adenosyltransferase codes for MKGLIHIYTGDGKGKTTAAIGLAIRARGQNLRVGYIYFHKEPERWGYAEHGILTKLGVDIFGFAKKHPHFHKDITADEIRHECLEGLGVIKGLYRENKYDLLILDEINISLRDGFLKEDEVLDILEAKPENLELVLTGRGASQKIIEKADLVSRIEAIKHPYDVGIQRRKGIEY; via the coding sequence ATGAAAGGTTTAATCCACATCTATACAGGTGATGGCAAGGGTAAGACAACTGCGGCAATAGGGCTTGCAATAAGGGCAAGGGGACAGAACCTTCGGGTCGGCTATATCTATTTTCATAAAGAACCAGAAAGATGGGGATATGCTGAACATGGGATTTTAACAAAACTCGGTGTAGATATCTTCGGTTTTGCCAAAAAACATCCACATTTTCATAAGGATATTACCGCTGATGAGATACGGCATGAATGCCTTGAAGGATTAGGGGTTATCAAAGGGCTGTACAGGGAAAACAAATACGACCTGCTCATATTGGATGAGATAAACATCTCCTTGCGTGATGGTTTTCTGAAAGAGGATGAGGTATTGGATATATTGGAGGCTAAGCCGGAGAATCTGGAGTTAGTCCTGACAGGCAGGGGTGCATCACAAAAAATCATTGAAAAAGCAGACTTAGTGAGCAGGATAGAAGCAATAAAGCATCCATATGATGTGGGAATTCAGAGAAGAAAGGGGATTGAGTATTAA
- the cobJ gene encoding precorrin-3B C(17)-methyltransferase, with protein MCIISWQECGINSKKTEIKWCDYSHSHGRLSIVGIGPGDMSLLCQRAREAIDGCEVIVGYKTYVSLLKELVNNKEIISSGMTEEIKRAKKAINKALEGKRVCVISSGDAGIYGMAGLILELLSEEEIGRLEIEIIPGISAASGCAGLLGAPLMHDFAVISLSDLLTDMALIEQRIELTAQADFVIVLYNPKSKKRIEPLKSAWNILMRHRNPQTPVGIVRNAYRENQEIEITTLKEMLSSEKVDMLTTIIIGNSKTYVKGKFMITPRGYNLKK; from the coding sequence ATGTGCATTATTAGCTGGCAGGAATGCGGGATTAATAGTAAAAAAACAGAAATTAAATGGTGTGACTATAGCCATAGCCATGGAAGGCTGAGTATTGTAGGAATAGGTCCCGGTGATATGAGTCTTTTGTGTCAAAGGGCAAGGGAGGCAATAGATGGGTGCGAGGTTATTGTTGGGTATAAAACCTATGTAAGTCTCCTCAAGGAACTGGTAAATAACAAGGAAATTATCTCTTCCGGCATGACCGAGGAGATAAAAAGGGCAAAGAAGGCGATAAATAAGGCATTGGAAGGAAAAAGGGTATGTGTTATCTCAAGCGGGGATGCCGGTATCTATGGCATGGCAGGACTGATTTTGGAGCTTTTAAGTGAAGAGGAGATAGGCAGGCTTGAGATAGAGATAATTCCAGGGATTTCAGCTGCCTCCGGATGTGCTGGTTTGCTTGGCGCACCATTGATGCATGATTTTGCCGTTATCTCCTTAAGCGACCTATTGACAGATATGGCATTGATAGAACAACGGATTGAGCTGACAGCACAAGCAGATTTTGTGATAGTACTTTATAATCCCAAAAGTAAAAAGAGGATAGAGCCGTTAAAATCTGCATGGAATATCTTGATGAGACACAGAAACCCCCAGACCCCGGTAGGCATAGTCAGGAACGCATATCGAGAAAACCAGGAAATAGAGATAACTACCCTTAAGGAAATGCTTTCTTCAGAGAAGGTTGACATGCTTACAACTATAATTATAGGCAATTCCAAAACTTATGTAAAGGGTAAATTTATGATTACCCCTCGCGGGTATAATCTTAAAAAATAG
- a CDS encoding cobalamin biosynthesis protein, producing the protein MMVAVLVINEHGEALAERLLKGLDGITVIKRDENESLASMVARIFHKYEGLIFIAALGIVVRVISPFIKSKHTDPAIVCVDTSGRFAISVLSGHEGRANELAFRVAAVLDAIPVITTGTEARKRLILGIGCRKGITHDTVRDAILNTLDRQGLEIEGIRLAATASLKKGEIGLIEACEELNLPLIFIPNEQIRCFHGEISHSDVVERHVGLKGVCEPCALLAGRNAGLIVKKQKLNGVTIAIAMEG; encoded by the coding sequence ATGATGGTTGCTGTTTTGGTGATAAATGAACATGGTGAGGCATTGGCAGAACGGCTATTAAAAGGGCTTGATGGGATAACGGTTATTAAGAGGGATGAGAATGAATCTCTTGCAAGCATGGTTGCTCGTATCTTTCATAAATACGAGGGATTGATATTTATTGCGGCGTTAGGGATTGTGGTTCGTGTGATTAGTCCTTTTATTAAGAGTAAGCATACTGACCCGGCGATTGTTTGCGTGGATACCAGCGGACGATTTGCCATAAGCGTACTCTCCGGGCACGAAGGCAGGGCAAATGAGCTTGCGTTCAGGGTGGCTGCTGTATTGGATGCTATACCTGTTATTACCACAGGGACAGAGGCTCGCAAGAGGTTAATCCTTGGAATAGGCTGCCGGAAAGGGATAACCCATGATACGGTAAGGGATGCCATCCTTAACACATTGGATAGACAAGGGTTAGAAATAGAAGGGATACGGTTGGCAGCAACAGCCTCTCTGAAAAAGGGTGAGATTGGGTTGATAGAGGCATGTGAGGAACTAAACCTTCCCCTGATCTTTATCCCAAACGAACAGATTAGATGTTTCCATGGGGAAATATCTCATAGTGATGTTGTTGAACGACATGTTGGATTAAAGGGGGTGTGTGAGCCATGTGCATTATTAGCTGGCAGGAATGCGGGATTAATAGTAAAAAAACAGAAATTAAATGGTGTGACTATAGCCATAGCCATGGAAGGCTGA
- the cobM gene encoding precorrin-4 C(11)-methyltransferase: MAKVYFIGAGPGDPELLTLKGKRVIENADIIIYAGSLVNEKILEFAHNKAVQIYNSAAMTLEEVVGIYRQYKDTDAAIARIHTGDTSLYSAIAEQIEWCEEQGIEYEVVPGVSSFCAAAAALKQELTLPGISQTVIITRASGRTAVPDNEDIARLAQIKATLIIFLSVDRIDEIVDKIACGYEKTTPVAVVYKASWDDERIIRGTLADISDKVKNEGIKRQALIIVGDVLKREGFEKSRLYAQEFTHLYRVGQK; the protein is encoded by the coding sequence GTGGCTAAGGTTTATTTTATTGGTGCAGGTCCTGGTGACCCTGAATTGTTAACATTAAAAGGCAAAAGGGTTATAGAAAACGCAGATATTATTATCTACGCCGGCTCTTTAGTTAATGAGAAGATACTTGAATTTGCCCATAATAAAGCTGTTCAGATATACAATTCTGCTGCCATGACCTTAGAAGAGGTTGTGGGAATATATAGGCAATATAAGGACACAGACGCTGCTATAGCCCGAATCCATACTGGGGATACATCCCTGTACAGTGCTATTGCTGAACAGATAGAGTGGTGTGAGGAACAAGGAATTGAGTATGAGGTTGTCCCTGGTGTAAGCTCATTTTGTGCTGCTGCCGCTGCCCTGAAACAAGAGCTGACCCTCCCCGGGATAAGTCAAACAGTAATCATCACCAGGGCTTCCGGAAGAACGGCTGTGCCGGATAACGAGGATATAGCAAGGCTTGCTCAGATAAAAGCGACCCTTATTATTTTCTTGAGTGTAGACAGGATAGATGAGATTGTTGATAAGATTGCTTGCGGCTATGAGAAAACAACACCCGTAGCCGTAGTCTATAAGGCATCATGGGATGATGAGAGGATAATCAGGGGTACACTTGCAGATATTAGCGATAAGGTGAAGAATGAAGGGATAAAAAGGCAGGCATTGATTATCGTAGGGGATGTGCTGAAAAGGGAAGGGTTTGAGAAAAGCAGGCTCTATGCTCAGGAATTCACGCACCTTTATCGGGTAGGACAGAAATGA
- the cobI gene encoding precorrin-2 C(20)-methyltransferase — MGKIYLIGIGYRPFDARAREIICNSTMIILPSDRLLDVLLKNEDIGNFPNFPKDKVTVIAVGKIINAIRSALSCQPSAIITILCSGDPLFFGIGRKIIGEFGREMVEILPDLSSIQAAFARIRETWDDAFLMSLHGISDPKRLGYGIRDVPSFLIKHNKMAILTDRMTTPSVIAKILDTSPLTDNLPITMYVCERLGCKDERVVEGKPQGFIDAAFSEPSVVILKLQNSGSKHQTLETKSRASLFVIGVGPGDPELLTLKAIRILNRVSCICVPMGREEGKSLALSIVEGALNLEGKEIISAYFPMRKTRRQEADEEKNLSSDSCEMDAGWQKIADSILDRINKGMDVAFITLGDPTLYSTFFYICDRLLELRSGMDIQIIPGVSSITAAASRLKIPLGLADEKIAILPANYAAAPLTIDNLKKTLQQFDTVILMKVHKVFGDIVKALTSMGMLDRATYISRAGMEDEAIFKDIRDVRAGDLNYFSMVIVRSRISNLEL, encoded by the coding sequence ATGGGTAAAATCTATCTTATTGGTATTGGTTATCGACCCTTTGATGCAAGGGCAAGGGAGATAATTTGCAATTCAACAATGATTATTCTCCCATCTGACAGGCTTCTTGATGTCCTGCTGAAAAACGAGGATATCGGTAATTTTCCCAATTTTCCCAAAGACAAGGTAACAGTGATAGCCGTAGGTAAAATTATCAACGCCATTCGCTCTGCCCTTTCCTGCCAACCCTCAGCAATCATTACCATTCTTTGCTCCGGGGATCCGTTGTTCTTTGGGATTGGCAGGAAGATTATAGGTGAGTTTGGAAGGGAGATGGTGGAGATACTTCCTGATTTATCGAGTATTCAGGCGGCATTTGCAAGGATACGGGAGACATGGGATGATGCCTTCCTGATGAGTCTTCATGGAATCTCTGACCCAAAAAGGCTTGGATATGGAATACGGGATGTGCCGTCATTCCTTATAAAACACAACAAGATGGCTATTCTTACAGACAGAATGACTACCCCTTCTGTCATAGCAAAGATACTCGATACCTCACCCCTTACCGACAACCTTCCAATAACAATGTATGTTTGTGAAAGATTAGGCTGCAAGGATGAAAGGGTTGTAGAGGGAAAACCGCAAGGGTTTATTGATGCGGCTTTTTCAGAACCAAGTGTGGTTATTCTCAAGCTTCAGAATTCTGGTTCCAAACACCAAACCCTTGAGACAAAATCCAGAGCCAGCCTTTTTGTTATAGGGGTAGGACCTGGGGATCCTGAATTATTGACCCTGAAAGCAATACGGATTCTTAATCGCGTCTCCTGTATCTGTGTTCCTATGGGCAGGGAAGAAGGCAAAAGCCTTGCCTTGTCTATTGTAGAGGGGGCATTGAACCTTGAAGGCAAGGAGATTATCTCTGCATATTTCCCGATGAGAAAGACAAGGAGGCAGGAGGCAGATGAAGAAAAAAATCTGTCATCTGACTCTTGTGAGATGGATGCAGGATGGCAAAAGATAGCAGACTCAATCCTTGACAGGATTAATAAGGGAATGGATGTGGCATTTATTACACTTGGTGACCCTACCCTTTACAGCACATTCTTTTATATCTGCGATAGGCTGCTTGAACTCAGGTCTGGGATGGATATTCAGATAATCCCTGGCGTATCATCCATAACTGCAGCCGCATCAAGGCTAAAGATACCCCTTGGTCTTGCTGATGAAAAGATTGCCATCCTCCCGGCAAATTATGCGGCAGCACCCTTGACAATAGACAATTTGAAGAAAACGCTGCAACAATTTGATACTGTTATACTTATGAAGGTTCACAAGGTATTTGGCGATATTGTAAAAGCCCTTACCTCTATGGGTATGCTGGATAGGGCAACATATATCTCAAGGGCAGGAATGGAAGATGAGGCAATATTTAAGGACATCAGGGATGTAAGGGCAGGGGATTTGAATTATTTTTCAATGGTGATAGTAAGATCGCGAATCTCGAATCTCGAATTGTGA
- the cobF gene encoding precorrin-6A synthase (deacetylating), which yields MKKIYLIGIGPGSPDYLTVQAINTMKKVDVFFLLDKEGRGRKELLEIRKEILEKYLDSGTYRVVIAKIPGRKKGCKPYSEEIKVWRQETSAVIAGLIKNEMNEDENGAILVWGDPSLYDGHLEMIQHILREGIIDFEYEVIPGITSIQVLTARHKIPLNRIGEPIVITTGRKLKEYSADEVTNAIVMLDSYSAYKRFQETDIDIYWGGYLGTEDEILISGKLRDVIEEIKRLKGEAKKEKGWLMDTYILRKV from the coding sequence ATGAAGAAGATATATCTTATTGGAATTGGGCCTGGTAGCCCTGATTACCTTACTGTTCAGGCGATAAACACGATGAAAAAGGTAGATGTCTTTTTCCTCTTAGACAAAGAAGGACGGGGCAGAAAAGAGCTTCTTGAGATAAGGAAGGAGATATTAGAAAAGTATCTGGATAGTGGTACATATAGGGTTGTAATCGCAAAGATTCCCGGACGCAAAAAGGGTTGCAAGCCATATTCTGAGGAGATTAAGGTGTGGCGTCAGGAAACATCAGCAGTTATTGCCGGATTAATCAAAAATGAGATGAATGAAGATGAAAACGGGGCTATCCTTGTCTGGGGCGACCCTTCGTTATATGATGGACATTTAGAAATGATACAACACATACTTAGAGAAGGAATAATAGATTTTGAGTATGAGGTGATACCAGGAATAACCAGTATTCAGGTTTTGACTGCAAGGCATAAAATTCCCCTAAATCGTATCGGGGAGCCAATTGTGATTACTACCGGCAGAAAATTGAAAGAATATTCGGCTGATGAGGTTACAAATGCCATTGTCATGTTGGATTCCTATTCTGCCTATAAACGCTTTCAGGAGACCGATATTGATATTTACTGGGGAGGCTATCTGGGGACCGAAGATGAAATCTTAATCTCCGGGAAATTAAGGGATGTAATCGAGGAGATTAAAAGATTAAAGGGTGAGGCTAAAAAGGAAAAGGGTTGGCTGATGGACACATATATTTTAAGGAAGGTATGA
- a CDS encoding ATP-binding protein: protein MKIIERKIDFQNILKRIGMFPVTAILGPRQCGKTTIARGFDYSHYFDLENPRDIARLEQPQLALEDLKGLIVIDEIQRLPNLFPIIRYLVDNNPSQKYLILGNVSGNLIRQSSESLAGRIGYYYLGGFRIDDVSRENIFRLWIRGGLPDSYMAETEEQSTLWRENYITTFLERDIPQLGINIPAYTLRRFWTMISHYHGQIINYSEVARSFGISDMTVRKYLEILAGTFMVRILPPWYLNIGKRLVKRPKIFLQDSGLFHSLIGIETLSQLYLHNKLGTSWEGFALECVCRSVGKREQEFYFWSTHSGAEIDLFWQHRGKNWGVEFKYVDAPRLTKSMKIALENLKIEHLWVVYPGKEVYRLADNVTALPLKDIPEDGNGTLFATCLREKGGE, encoded by the coding sequence ATGAAGATAATTGAGAGGAAGATTGATTTTCAGAATATCTTAAAGCGAATCGGTATGTTTCCGGTTACTGCAATACTGGGACCTCGTCAGTGCGGAAAAACAACCATAGCTCGGGGATTTGATTATAGTCATTATTTTGATCTTGAAAATCCGAGAGATATTGCCAGGTTGGAACAACCACAGCTTGCACTTGAAGACTTGAAAGGATTAATTGTTATTGATGAAATTCAACGGCTACCGAATTTATTTCCTATCATTCGTTATCTGGTGGATAACAACCCCAGCCAGAAATATTTAATACTTGGCAATGTTTCAGGTAATCTGATAAGGCAGAGTTCCGAATCGCTTGCCGGCAGGATTGGTTACTATTATCTTGGTGGGTTCAGGATAGACGATGTTAGCCGGGAAAACATTTTTAGACTTTGGATTCGGGGTGGATTACCTGACTCCTACATGGCTGAAACCGAGGAACAAAGCACGCTCTGGCGGGAAAACTACATTACGACATTTCTTGAACGAGATATACCGCAATTAGGTATCAATATTCCAGCTTATACGCTCAGGCGGTTTTGGACTATGATCAGCCACTACCATGGGCAAATCATTAATTATTCGGAGGTTGCCCGCTCTTTTGGAATCTCCGATATGACAGTCCGAAAATATCTTGAGATTTTGGCAGGGACCTTCATGGTAAGGATTTTGCCGCCATGGTATCTTAACATTGGGAAACGGCTTGTTAAAAGACCCAAAATATTCCTTCAAGACTCAGGCTTGTTTCATTCTCTCATAGGTATTGAAACCTTAAGCCAGCTTTATCTGCATAATAAACTGGGTACTTCATGGGAAGGCTTTGCCTTAGAGTGTGTATGCCGAAGCGTTGGAAAAAGAGAGCAGGAGTTTTATTTCTGGAGTACCCACTCAGGCGCTGAGATAGATTTATTCTGGCAGCATAGAGGGAAAAACTGGGGCGTTGAATTTAAATATGTAGATGCCCCTCGGTTGACGAAATCCATGAAGATTGCTTTGGAAAATCTAAAGATTGAACATCTCTGGGTGGTATATCCCGGCAAAGAAGTTTACAGACTTGCTGATAATGTTACTGCTCTTCCATTAAAGGATATTCCCGAAGATGGAAATGGCACACTCTTTGCAACATGCTTGAGAGAAAAAGGCGGTGAATGA